In Enterobacter cloacae, the following are encoded in one genomic region:
- a CDS encoding methyl-accepting chemotaxis protein, which translates to MFRSIRARIIAATTGCLVVALLLNTVINFQVTRQDNQQSQRDILNSTSASHNMAIADWVHSKMTVIASAQTVALSDDPVPVFKQLAQAGGFTNVYVGYTSKTAKFSDPAGVPADYDPTIRPWYQQVVSADAPVVTAPYVDAGTGKLVVTFAVPVKENGSLKAVVAGDVAMDSVVANVRGIHPTPASSGLLLDSDGTVIAANDPALTLKPFGETIKDTDFAALKSGNPVDGSLNGVEKTFIATAVPGTHWMLIVALDNSDATSGMRSLLKASALSLVILALLSGAIVHFLIARLLKRLSDIRDAMNNIANGTNDLSQRLPDNGEDEVAQIAHAFNAFSDKLSVVMVQLRDASASVKNAAQEIAAGNQDLSGRTEQAASSLRETASAVEEITASVTQSNESAAEANDQASKASAAASRGGEVVSQAISTMQSIEVASAKIGDITSVIDGIAFQTNILALNASVEAARAGEQGRGFAVVAGEVRNLASRSAQAAKEIKTLIDSTTNSVATGSRYVHLAGESMNEIRSSIGSVSGIMREISIATSEQMKGIHEINHAVTHLDRMVQQNAELVVQSAAAASALQSQAGDLAETAGHFRI; encoded by the coding sequence ATGTTCAGATCCATTCGTGCACGCATCATTGCCGCGACGACAGGTTGTCTGGTCGTCGCGCTTCTTCTCAATACCGTTATAAACTTCCAGGTCACGCGCCAGGATAACCAGCAATCACAGCGTGATATTCTGAACAGCACCAGTGCCAGCCATAACATGGCGATTGCGGACTGGGTACACAGCAAAATGACGGTGATCGCCTCGGCGCAGACTGTTGCGCTGAGTGACGACCCGGTTCCGGTGTTTAAACAACTCGCCCAGGCGGGTGGGTTTACTAACGTTTATGTTGGCTATACCAGCAAAACGGCGAAATTCTCCGATCCCGCCGGTGTTCCTGCGGATTACGACCCTACCATTCGACCATGGTATCAGCAGGTAGTCAGCGCTGACGCCCCCGTCGTGACAGCGCCTTACGTTGATGCAGGCACCGGGAAACTGGTGGTGACCTTTGCCGTGCCGGTGAAAGAAAACGGCTCACTGAAAGCGGTCGTCGCCGGTGACGTAGCAATGGACAGCGTGGTGGCTAACGTGCGCGGGATCCATCCTACTCCGGCCAGCAGCGGCTTGCTCCTTGACAGCGATGGCACCGTCATTGCCGCGAACGATCCGGCCCTGACCCTGAAACCCTTTGGCGAAACCATCAAAGACACCGATTTTGCGGCCCTGAAAAGCGGTAACCCGGTTGACGGGTCGCTCAACGGTGTCGAAAAAACCTTCATCGCGACGGCGGTTCCGGGTACCCACTGGATGTTGATCGTGGCGCTCGACAACAGCGATGCCACCTCCGGCATGCGCTCGCTGCTGAAAGCGTCAGCACTGTCGCTGGTGATCCTGGCACTGTTGAGCGGTGCAATTGTTCACTTCCTGATTGCCCGTCTGCTCAAACGGTTGTCCGATATCCGCGACGCGATGAACAACATTGCTAACGGAACTAACGACCTGTCACAGCGTCTGCCAGATAACGGCGAGGATGAAGTGGCGCAAATCGCACATGCATTTAACGCCTTCAGCGATAAGCTCTCGGTGGTAATGGTTCAGCTGCGAGATGCCAGCGCATCGGTGAAAAACGCCGCACAGGAAATTGCCGCCGGTAACCAGGATCTCTCCGGGCGTACCGAGCAGGCCGCCTCCAGTCTGCGTGAAACCGCCAGCGCCGTCGAAGAGATCACCGCTTCGGTGACCCAGTCGAATGAGTCTGCGGCAGAAGCCAACGATCAGGCAAGCAAGGCCTCTGCGGCCGCCTCACGCGGTGGCGAAGTGGTATCTCAGGCCATCAGCACCATGCAGTCTATCGAAGTGGCGTCAGCGAAAATTGGCGATATTACCAGTGTAATTGACGGCATTGCTTTCCAGACCAACATTCTGGCACTGAACGCCTCGGTGGAAGCGGCCCGTGCCGGGGAACAAGGCCGTGGGTTTGCGGTGGTTGCGGGTGAAGTGCGTAACCTGGCCAGCCGCAGTGCTCAGGCGGCAAAAGAGATCAAAACGCTGATCGACTCCACCACCAACAGCGTGGCAACCGGCTCTCGCTACGTTCACCTGGCAGGGGAAAGCATGAATGAGATCCGCTCCAGCATCGGTAGCGTTTCGGGCATCATGCGTGAGATTTCCATTGCCACCAGCGAGCAGATGAAAGGTATTCACGAGATTAACCATGCGGTTACCCATCTCGACAGGATGGTACAACAGAATGCTGAGCTGGTGGTGCAATCCGCCGCTGCAGCCAGCGCCCTGCAAAGCCAGGCGGGTGACCTTGCTGAAACAGCCGGACATTTCCGCATTTAA
- a CDS encoding nitrate ABC transporter substrate-binding protein, producing MADVSRRRFLQASMLAGGAMLLPGVMQAAWAAGSDKPELETVRIGFIPLTDCAPVAIAALKGFDKKYGITIVPTKEASWAAVRDKLVAGELDAAHILYGLLYGLELGIAGKPQPMANLMTLNQNGQAITLSGDLAEKGVRDPDGLKKLIGQQAPGTYTFAHTFPTGTHAMWLYYWLASAGINPFDDIRTVVVPPPQMVMNMRIGNMVGFCVGEPWNARAINDRIGFTAATSQSVWADHPEKILGTRRDWVEKNPHTARALVSAVLDAARWIDASPENKRETAQLLSRRAWLNTKEQYLTGRMLGEYDNGIGQRWQDAHPIRFFNDGAVSYPYHSDGMWFLTQFRRWGLLKTAPDYAAIAQRINQTSVWQDAATAVGGITAPSSPYRSSTLMDGTVWNGTDPEGYANRFAIHRKGA from the coding sequence ATGGCGGATGTGTCGAGACGGCGGTTTTTGCAGGCCAGCATGCTGGCGGGTGGCGCAATGTTGTTACCGGGTGTCATGCAGGCTGCGTGGGCGGCAGGGTCGGATAAACCGGAGCTGGAGACAGTGCGTATCGGGTTTATCCCGCTGACCGATTGCGCCCCGGTGGCGATCGCGGCGCTGAAAGGGTTCGATAAAAAATACGGCATTACCATTGTACCGACGAAAGAGGCGAGCTGGGCGGCAGTACGCGACAAACTGGTGGCCGGTGAACTGGATGCTGCACACATTCTTTACGGCCTGTTATACGGGCTGGAACTGGGCATTGCGGGTAAGCCGCAGCCAATGGCGAACCTGATGACGCTCAACCAGAACGGTCAGGCAATTACGCTCTCAGGTGACCTGGCGGAGAAGGGGGTTCGCGATCCCGACGGGCTGAAAAAGCTGATCGGGCAACAGGCTCCAGGGACGTACACCTTTGCGCACACCTTCCCGACAGGGACGCACGCCATGTGGCTCTACTACTGGCTGGCCAGCGCGGGCATTAATCCGTTCGACGACATCCGTACCGTGGTGGTTCCGCCCCCGCAAATGGTGATGAACATGCGCATTGGCAACATGGTCGGTTTTTGCGTCGGCGAGCCGTGGAATGCACGCGCCATTAACGATCGTATCGGGTTCACTGCTGCAACGTCCCAGTCTGTCTGGGCGGATCATCCGGAAAAAATTCTCGGTACGCGTCGTGACTGGGTAGAGAAAAATCCGCATACCGCGCGGGCTCTGGTCAGCGCGGTGCTGGATGCCGCCCGCTGGATCGATGCCTCCCCGGAAAACAAACGTGAAACTGCGCAGCTCCTTTCTCGCCGGGCGTGGCTGAACACCAAAGAGCAGTATCTCACCGGGCGGATGCTCGGCGAGTACGACAACGGGATTGGTCAACGCTGGCAGGATGCGCATCCGATCCGCTTCTTCAACGACGGTGCCGTCAGCTATCCGTATCACTCCGACGGCATGTGGTTCTTAACCCAGTTTCGTCGCTGGGGCTTGCTCAAAACCGCGCCAGACTACGCGGCAATCGCACAACGCATTAACCAGACGTCGGTCTGGCAGGATGCCGCCACGGCAGTGGGTGGTATTACCGCGCCGTCGTCACCGTATCGCAGCAGCACCCTGATGGACGGTACCGTCTGGAACGGCACCGATCCGGAAGGATACGCCAACCGCTTCGCTATTCACCGTAAAGGGGCCTGA
- a CDS encoding transcriptional regulator, whose amino-acid sequence MTLMAGSTPGATEWFQRARVMRREQLSKLAQLGVLVSGISRLVHMLQCERGASNVWLCSQGKLYAPECKASRGLVDENLAALYDMLEKHTPMPGSAVCERIASALLSLEILPALRDGVNKQTITSPQAMEHYCRMLRHLLSIVPQLNDSIDDPQIAGRFVALYSLMQGKELVGQERALGAIGFTLGNFNDDTRQRLVDRIDGQQACFEVFLSHSHADVQNTFALNCLPEREIEQLRRVACTRQPAADNGDTALNWFSLQTTRLEHLRTLEEMAIADLMIAVDERIQSDDDITVLADEHDDPLVHYPDKPLLPLVRQQAREIEQLSRQLASLRDTLEERKTIDKAKSVLMMHQSMSEEQAWTALRKMAMDKNQRMVDIARALLTVKTLWQVTPKE is encoded by the coding sequence ATGACATTAATGGCTGGCAGTACGCCAGGTGCAACCGAATGGTTCCAGCGCGCAAGAGTGATGCGCCGGGAACAGCTCAGCAAACTGGCACAGTTGGGTGTGCTGGTGAGCGGCATCAGTCGGCTGGTGCATATGCTACAGTGCGAGCGTGGGGCATCTAACGTCTGGCTCTGCTCACAGGGTAAGCTGTACGCGCCTGAATGCAAAGCCAGCCGGGGTCTGGTGGATGAAAATCTCGCCGCGCTTTATGACATGCTTGAAAAGCACACCCCAATGCCAGGCAGTGCCGTCTGCGAACGTATCGCCAGCGCACTGCTCAGCCTGGAAATACTGCCTGCCCTGCGTGACGGGGTGAATAAGCAAACCATCACGTCACCGCAGGCGATGGAGCACTACTGTCGCATGCTTCGCCATCTGCTCAGTATCGTGCCACAGCTCAATGACAGCATTGACGATCCGCAAATTGCAGGCCGTTTTGTCGCGCTCTATAGCCTGATGCAGGGCAAAGAACTGGTGGGACAAGAGCGGGCGCTGGGTGCCATCGGTTTCACGCTGGGGAATTTTAATGATGACACCCGCCAGAGACTGGTTGACCGCATTGACGGTCAGCAGGCCTGTTTTGAGGTTTTTTTGTCGCACAGCCATGCCGACGTGCAGAACACATTCGCCCTCAACTGCCTGCCAGAGCGTGAGATCGAACAGCTCAGACGCGTGGCCTGTACCCGCCAGCCTGCCGCGGATAACGGTGACACCGCGCTGAACTGGTTTTCCCTGCAAACGACACGTCTTGAGCACCTGCGCACGCTGGAGGAGATGGCGATTGCCGATCTGATGATCGCAGTGGATGAGCGCATCCAGAGTGACGACGACATTACGGTACTGGCCGATGAGCACGACGATCCCCTTGTGCATTACCCGGATAAACCCTTGCTACCTCTGGTTCGCCAGCAGGCGCGCGAAATAGAGCAACTCTCCCGCCAGCTCGCTTCATTGCGCGATACGCTCGAGGAGCGCAAAACCATTGATAAAGCCAAAAGCGTGCTGATGATGCACCAGAGTATGAGCGAAGAGCAGGCGTGGACTGCCCTGCGCAAAATGGCGATGGACAAGAATCAGCGCATGGTGGATATCGCCCGCGCTTTGCTTACCGTGAAGACGTTGTGGCAGGTAACACCAAAGGAGTAG
- a CDS encoding nitrate ABC transporter, permease protein → MQHLQRTTSKEKTPVSGEVISLPPVQVRRRAPAFTRRLNDVLQRIIPAFLGLGLLVLLWQLAAINSKGFPTPLSTLDSALTLFADPFYRDGPNDMGIGWNVLASLQRVAVGFGLAALAGIPLGFLIGRFTFFSRMFGPLIALLRPVSPLAWLPIGLLLFQKAEPASSWTIFICSIWPMVINTAEGVRRIPQDYLNVARVLQLSEWTVMRRILFPAVLPAVLTGVRLSIGIAWLVIVAAEMLTGGLGIGFWIWNEWNNLNVENILIAIVIIGVVGLLLEQGLMLIARRFSWQEK, encoded by the coding sequence ATGCAGCATCTGCAACGTACGACATCCAAAGAAAAAACGCCGGTGAGTGGGGAGGTGATTAGCCTGCCACCGGTACAGGTTCGCCGTCGTGCGCCAGCGTTTACGCGCCGTCTTAATGACGTTTTACAGCGCATCATTCCGGCGTTTCTCGGCCTGGGGTTACTGGTGTTGCTGTGGCAACTGGCGGCGATTAACAGTAAAGGCTTCCCGACTCCGCTCAGCACGCTGGATTCCGCCTTAACCCTGTTTGCCGACCCGTTTTACCGCGACGGGCCAAATGATATGGGCATCGGCTGGAACGTACTCGCCTCACTGCAGCGCGTGGCGGTGGGCTTTGGTCTGGCGGCGCTGGCAGGTATTCCGCTGGGTTTTCTGATTGGTCGCTTCACCTTTTTCTCCCGCATGTTTGGCCCGTTGATCGCCCTGTTACGCCCGGTCAGCCCGCTGGCATGGCTGCCCATTGGCCTGCTGTTGTTCCAGAAAGCGGAACCGGCATCGAGCTGGACGATTTTCATCTGCTCGATCTGGCCAATGGTGATCAACACCGCCGAAGGGGTACGTCGTATTCCACAGGATTACCTCAATGTTGCCCGTGTGCTGCAACTCTCTGAGTGGACGGTTATGCGTCGCATCCTCTTTCCGGCGGTTCTTCCGGCGGTACTGACCGGGGTACGCCTGTCCATCGGCATTGCCTGGCTGGTGATTGTTGCCGCCGAGATGCTGACCGGGGGGTTAGGGATCGGTTTCTGGATCTGGAATGAGTGGAACAACCTCAACGTCGAAAACATTCTCATCGCCATCGTCATTATTGGCGTGGTCGGGTTGCTGCTGGAGCAGGGATTGATGCTGATCGCCCGTCGCTTTAGCTGGCAGGAAAAATAA
- a CDS encoding nitrate ABC transporter ATP-binding protein, with the protein MKPLIQVQAVSQRFSTASGEFLALQNVSFDIHEGETVSLIGHSGCGKSTLLNLIAGITLPTEGGLICDNREIAGPGPERAVVFQNHSLLPWLTCFDNVALAVDQVFRRTMSKAERREWIEHNLERVQMGHALHKRPGEISGGMKQRVGIARALAMKPKVLLMDEPFGALDALTRAHLQDSVMQIQQTLNTTIVLITHDVDEAVLLSDRVLMMTNGPAATVGEILHVDLPRPRNRVQLAEDSRYHHMRQQILHFLYEKQPKAA; encoded by the coding sequence ATGAAACCGTTAATTCAGGTACAGGCCGTGAGCCAGCGTTTTTCCACTGCCAGCGGGGAGTTTCTGGCGCTGCAAAACGTCTCTTTTGATATTCACGAAGGTGAAACCGTGAGCCTGATTGGCCACTCCGGCTGCGGTAAGTCGACGCTGCTGAACCTTATCGCCGGGATCACCTTACCGACAGAAGGCGGGCTGATTTGCGATAACCGCGAAATTGCAGGCCCTGGACCAGAGCGTGCGGTGGTGTTCCAGAACCACTCTTTGCTGCCGTGGCTGACCTGTTTCGACAACGTCGCACTGGCGGTGGATCAGGTGTTTCGTCGCACCATGAGCAAGGCTGAACGCCGGGAGTGGATTGAACACAATCTTGAACGAGTGCAGATGGGGCATGCCCTGCATAAACGTCCGGGGGAGATTTCCGGGGGGATGAAACAGCGTGTTGGCATCGCCCGTGCGCTGGCGATGAAGCCGAAAGTGTTACTGATGGATGAACCTTTCGGGGCGCTGGATGCACTCACGCGTGCTCATCTGCAGGATTCGGTGATGCAAATCCAGCAGACGTTGAACACCACCATTGTGCTTATCACCCACGATGTGGACGAGGCGGTCCTGCTTTCTGACCGCGTGCTGATGATGACCAACGGCCCGGCGGCAACCGTGGGAGAGATCCTGCACGTTGACCTGCCACGCCCGCGCAACCGGGTACAGCTGGCGGAAGACAGCCGCTATCACCATATGCGTCAGCAAATCCTCCATTTCCTCTATGAAAAACAGCCCAAAGCGGCGTAA